One window of Myripristis murdjan chromosome 8, fMyrMur1.1, whole genome shotgun sequence genomic DNA carries:
- the LOC115363643 gene encoding uncharacterized protein LOC115363643 gives MEVSSQDPSPMAMDLSKGYSVNSLTRSHTEAMDLAKKPEWYHRRPPSCSTEVSSPYSTRSRAASSYNSLSGRMMDGSRGDGGVIQLHPEAGGPVHCRDMEQGAESLGGYMNSTLAQGLGLYHEGVHGNLWHPGFYRPDQAGGPIPESSGGEESDSGSDVIFLVSSAKDSLLCSSFIQESVSRIVEPLSPAAPSLDEGRGCYLLPQPLSSPSPDSTYSEDSSDSSADIPVHHTRPIVLLSDLNAVYGNNVESLVDISSDDSDVIEVSVTNEKKKSHTSFPGKIPCKKSLVGEMRQQSEAGEPQPRELRRSSRIRKPVSVMPIFTRSVSQHNLRSKSKNATVGLYNESYDSDDMIESVERLSSSEAESVLQPRLTQRVSSHSDDSDADSHTDCKSPSESPQSKSPYGQQSCRRVSPVKTMKRKRKKSLTVQKTKRLRTKQKSHQKPPPRQHSEVSPGRKRAVNKSAVTRRRRKRHSQSGPSALFSPREPEIKLKYAKLKEEKKEGKSDSFRPFVHMERTVCTVVNYQEEEVTVRCKGGQHQTATGSLSGFVPKTSCFHLGRLRTESKCQSTQVCCLCGQTANAMGLGDLHGPYYPTGSSVDCQSHQQNCTELPQEEKKSREKEEEELHGLNNSHEVNSADECYDNDGSTVPSVMGSPENDSHSLPKVPLYRDECWIHEDCGIWSAGVFLVRGRLYGVGEAARLAQETVCATCQKAGAIMGCFQKGCARSYHYRCAIQTGCVLNEDNFSMRCPEHKNKPLTCVTRQHRR, from the exons ATGGAAGTGTCCTCTCAGGATCCATCTCCCATGGCTATGGATCTGTCAAAGGGCTACTCAGTCAATTCCTTGACCCGTAGCCACACCGAAGCCATGGACCTGGCAAAGAAGCCCGAGTGGTACCACAGACGCCCACcgagctgcagcacagaggtCAGCTCCCCGTACAGCACCAGATCCAGAGCGGCATCTTCCTACAACTCTCTGTCCGGCCGGATGATGGACGGCAGCAGAGGAGATGGCGGAGTTATCCAGTTGCATCCTGAGGCAGGCGGACCCGTCCACTGCAGAGACATGGAGCAGGGCGCTGAGTCCTTAGGAGGCTACATGAATTCGACGTTGGCTCAGGGGCTGGGACTTTACCACGAGGGAGTTCACGGCAACCTGTGGCATCCGGGGTTCTACAGGCCCGACCAGGCAGGCGGCCCGATTCCTGAGAGCAGCGGTGGAGAGGAGAGCGACAGCGGCTCCGATGttattttccttgtttcctccgCTAAGGATTCACTCTTATGCAGTTCTTTCATCCAAGAGAGTGTGAGCCGTATTGTGGAGCCTCTGTCCCCTGCAGCTCCCTCTCTGGACGAAGGAAGAGGTTGTTATCTGCTACCTCAGCCTCTGAGCTCGCCCAGTCCTGACAGCACGTACTCAGAAGACTCCTCAGACAGTTCAGCCGATATACCTGTACACCACACGCGGCCCATAGTGCTCCTGTCTGACCTAAATGCAGTTTATGGCAACAATGTCGAATCTCTAGTAGACATTTCAAGCGATGACAGCGATGTCATCGAAGTTTCGGTCACCAACGAGAAGAAGAAAAGTCACACTTCTTTTCCTGGCAAAATTCCTTGTAAGAAAAGTTTGGTGGGAGAAATGCGTCAGCAAAGTGAGGCAGGTGAGCCTCAACCCAGGGAATTACGACGCAGTTCCAGAATTAGGAAGCCTGTTTCTGTCATGCCCATATTTACCCGCAGTGTTTCTCAGCATAATTTGAGGAGTAAGTCCAAAAATGCCACAGTAGGTTTGTATAATGAAAGTTATGATTCTGATGACATGATAGAGTCTGTGGAGAGGTTGTCGAGCTCGGAGGCAGAGTCCGTCCTGCAGCCACGTCTCACACAGAGAGTCAGCAGTCACTCGGATGACTCTGATGCAGACTCTCACACAGACTGCAAAAGTCCTTCTGAATCACCTCAGAGCAAATCACCATATGGCCAGCAGTCTTGCCGCAGAGTCTCCCCCGTGAAAACCATGAAACGGAAACGGAAAAAGTCCCTTACCgttcaaaagacaaaaagattGAGGACCAAACAGAAATCCCACCAGAAACCCCCCCCACGGCAGCACTCAGAGGTCTCACCAGGCAGGAAAAGGGCAGTAAACAAAAGCGCTGTCACAAGACGGAGGCGAAAGAGGCACAGCCAAAGTGGGCCGTCCGCTTTGTTCTCCCCCAGAGAGCCAGAAATCAAGCTCAAATACGCCAAgttaaaagaggagaaaaaggaaggcaagtctgacagctttcggCCCTTTGTTCACATGGAGCGGACAGTGTGCACCGTGGTTAACTaccaggaggaggaagtgacTGTGAGGTGCAAAGGAGGGCAGCATCAAACAGCCACCGGATCCCTGTCTGGATTTGTTCCCAAGACGTCTTGTTTCCACTTAGGGCGACTCAGGACAGAGAGCAAGTGTCAGTCCACGCAGGTCTGCTGCCTGTGCGGTCAGACGGCCAATGCCATGGGCCTCGGGGACCTTCACGGCCCTTATTATCCTACGGGCTCGTCTGTGGACTGCCAGAGCCACCAGCAGAACTGCACGGAGCTGCctcaggaggagaagaaaagcagggaaaaagaggaagaggagttgcATGGACTGAACAACAGCCACGAGGTCAACTCTGCGGATGAGTGTTACGATAACGACGGGTCCACTGTGCCCTCCGTGATGGGGTCGCCTGAGAACGACAGCCACAGCCTCCCGAAGGTGCCTCTTTACCGGGACGAGTGCTGGATCCACGAGGACTGCGGCATCTGGTCCGCCGGTGTTTTCCTGGTCAGAGGAAGGCTGTACGGGGTGGGAGAGGCCGCACGGCTCGCACAGGAAACA GTTTGTGCGACATGCCAAAAAGCGGGCGCAATAATGGGCTGTTTCCAGAAGGGCTGTGCCAGAAGTTACCACTACAGATGTGCCATTCAAACAG gctgtgtCTTAAATGAAGACAACTTCTCAATGAGATGTCCGGAGCACAAG AATAAACCGCTCACATGTGTAACCAGGCAGCACAGGAGATGA